TGAGGAGCGCGATCGCGCTGAGAAGAAAATCATTGAACTTGGCCACGAGTCGCTGGAGCATCTTCCGCAGGTCAAACCCAATACAGCCGCCGAAACAAAAGCACGGCTACAGCGTATTCGAACCATTTTGGAAAAGGCGCGTGCTGATAGCGCGGCGAAGGCTTCCAAGATCACCCTCTCGGTGAAGGATAAGCCATTCACCGAAATCATCGGAGCGATCGAAGAGCAGACGGGTAACAAACTAGTCGATTATCGCCGCAACTTCGGTCAAAACGCGGACGCGACTAAGGTAAGCGTCGACTGGGAAGAAGTCCCTTTCTGGGAAGCGCTCGACGAATTGTTCGCCAAGACTGGTCTGGAAGCTTACCACTACGCTGGGCAACCAAGCGTGTTGGCATTCGTGGCCCGGCAATCTAGCGGGAACACGAAGAATCCTTTGGTGCGAACCAGCGAGATCTTCCGCTTCGAGCCTACCCGTATCGAGTCTTTCCTAAACCTGTCGGACACCGCGCAGCGCGGAACCTTCATGAATCTCCAAGTCGCCTGGGAACCTCGCGCGACGCCGATTGTCATCAAGATGCCGCTCGATCAGTTGAAGATCGAAGACGAAAACGGCAAAAGTTTGGTTTCGGCTGACTCAGAAGGTTCACTCGACACCGAAGTACTGCAGGGCGTTTCGGCGGTCGACATCCAACTTCCTCTAGGGGGCGTCGATCGAACCTCGCAAAAGATCGCCAAGCTGAAAGGGCAAGTGGTGGCCTTATTGCCTGGTCGCGTCGAGACGTTCACATTCGACAAGCTGGAAAAGTCTCGCAATGTCAAAGATACACGCGGGGCGATTGAAGTCATTTTTGAGGCGTTTCGCCAGAACGGCGATATTTATGAAGCCAGCATCATGCTGCGAGTTTTGAATGATCAAGGCGCGCTCGAGTCGCATCGAGGCTGGGTATACAACAACGAGGCATATCTGGAAGGTCCTAACGGGGAACGAGTCGACATTGCGGGATTTGAAGAGACTTACCGCGACGTTGATTCCGTTGGACTTTCCTACAAGTTTGTTTTGGAACGAGAAGCGAGCGATTACCAATTTGTCTACAGATCACCGGCATCGATCATATCGTTGCCGGTATCGTTCGAATTAACGGATATTCCTTTGCCATAATCGAGAAAGTCACGCCGCGCGCGAGGTATCTTCACGATTGGTAAGGGAAAATGGCATCATTGAGAGCGAGCTTATGTTGTCCAAACCTCGGATCGGATCCCCGACTTTCAGCCTCGTGATGATTTGTTTGATGGTCTTGCCAGAGGCCGCAAACGATAAGAGTTTGTCGGACGATCTTGAATCATCGGCCGGCCCCAATCTTCCGGAAGAAGTGCTCGTCCATCCAACCACTGGGGCCATCGTGCTGGCCAGTGTGAATGATGTTCCCGTTTATGATGTGGAAGTCCAGCGGTACCTAAGTCGCTTGGAAGTCTTTCAAGGGCTGCCGGAACCGACGCTGCAGATATATCGCGCGAGTGTGCTATCCCAACTGGTCCGTCGCCAAGCGGTCTTTGCGTACCTTCAATCGTCTGAATTTCGGGCGACCGAGCAAGAGGTTGATTTGGCCCTCGCGGAGGCTAGAAAATCGCTGAACTCTCGTGGCCAATCTCTGGATGAGTTTCTTGCCTCCGGTCAAGCTGACATGGCGATGCTCCGCCGTAATCTAGCCTGGAAAATTACCTGGGAACGCTATCTCGACAGTTACTTGACCGAAGCAAATTTGCGTCGTTATTACGAACGCCACTACGCCCAGTTCGATGGAACGACGCGACACGTCGCACAGATCTTTCAAGGAGATCCAAGTGACGAGGAAAACTTTGAGTGGGATAAGGCATTTCGTGACACCGTGTTGATTCGTGATCGTATTCAGCAAGGGACGCTGAAGTTTGAGGATGCCGTGAAGCAGTACTCAATGTCCCCCAGTGCTGCCGATGGAGGTGACCTGGGTTGGATTGAATATCGCGGGCCGCTTGATCCACGTATCCACGATGCTGCCTATTCACGACCAGTTGGTGAAGTGGTCGGACCGATTCAAACTCGATTCGGAATCCACCTGTTGTACATCATGGAAGAGAAACGGGGCACGGTGAAGTGGGAAGACATGGTCGATGAAATCCGTGCGGCAGCGGCATCTTATCTGTTTGCCCACGTTGCCGATCGCTACCTATCGGACGCTCGGGTCTTCTATTATGGAGAAGAGGAAGCCAGCGAAATGGACCCAGCCTTGGTCCCCGTGTTTCACAAAGAATTTGTCGCCCCGTAGTTTTTTGCTGGGGACAATTCGCGTTACGGTTCCACCCATTTCCCATTGCGGTAGATACACTGCTTGGGATTGAATTGGGTGGCATTTTGCAGCGAGAGCACCGGCAAGGATCGTAGGAAGCTGTCGTCGAGGTAATAGCCCCATTCCGTTTCCATCTGGTCGTTCGACCCTCGAGCGGTCAATTCGTACTCGGCCGCGACTAACTTTTGTAGCATGTAATTGGGGATGGTCCCTTGGGCGCAGCCTGGACACGTCCCGTTTGCAAGAGCGACGCATTCCTCCGGTGTGATCTTGTTAGTTCCCTGTTTCATGGCGGTGCGTAGCTCTTCGCGTTGCAGACGCTGCTTGGCATCGGCGCGTTTCGATTGCCGTAACAGATGGAATACTTCGACGACCTCTTCGCGCTGCTCATCGTCCAGTGGCACCCCGTTGGCAATCTCGTCTTGCGAGGCGCCCTCTAACAACGAAACGTCGTGCTGGGGACCTAGCAGGTAGGCCATCGCGCGCAGTTGGCGAACCCCCTGAGCATCTTTCATCAGCGGAGACATCCCCAGTAAGGCGCTTCGCCCTTCTTGCTTCGGGTCGAGGTAAGCCGCGATTAAGAACAAACGCGTGGCGGTCTCCATTGCATCGGGATCTGACTTCTTTTCGACCAACTCTTCCGCGTATTCTCGATATGCTTTGGGATGATCAGGTGAGAGCTGTTCCAAACGCGTGGGATTGACCGGCTGTAGCAAGAGTTCGATTTCGCTTCGGTCGATCGTACGATGAATCTCTCCATTGTCGGGCGTTTCAATGCGGAGTCGAATCGTCTTTTCGTCGGAGGATTCCAGGTAACCGGTAACGGGTTCCTTAGCGCCTTTCAAGTAAACTACGGCTGCATCCAGGGTAGTCGTCGAGATCAGCAAAGTGCACATCAATGTGAGCATCAGGCAGGGTGAGAATGAGCGACGAGTCATGCGGCGCCTCCGGTCAGTTCCCAAAATTTGACCAAAGCCAGTTCGCCACTTCGCAACTGCTCGAACAGATTTGCGGAACTAGCATCCCTGGTTTCAAGCTGATTGATCAGTTGTGCCAACGGAGCTTTCAAACGAGGACGTTCCTTGCCAATGCGAAGCGCCATCAGTTTCAACCAAATCCGCTGGCGGACCGCCATGCTCGCGATGGGCGAAGAGCTGAGGTAATCCAACGCGATCTTCTGCCGCGTAATATCTTGCATCTCTGAAGATTCGTTTTCGTTCAACGACATCCCATTCAGTCGACCCTGTTCCAATTCAATCAGACGATCAGCTACCACATCGGGCAATTCAATTCCGGAAAGCTGTTCGGTCGAAATACCTTCAAGGCGTGCATGAAGTCGATAGTGGTCGACCAGCAACGAAGCCGTGTCATTGGCTGCTTTCGACGAAATGTTCTGCGAGCCAGCCGGACTATTACTTCCAAGGCTATCAAGCGCATGCCGCAGGAGAACCGTACGCAGTTCGTCGCGGGCCGAACGGACATCAGTAATCGAGACCGATTCTCCTAGGAGTGCGCTGACAATCTCTTGTAGATCGTCCGCTGCACGGCGAGCCTCAGGCAACTGATCTGCCATGGCCAGTTTGAAATTCGTCCAATGTGAGAACGCACGAAAGCCGACTTGTAGTTGACTTTGTTCGGCACGCGGTTTGGTCGACAGAATATACTGGGCGAGTAGTGAAGCAGTCTCGTAGTCGACATCCTGTACGTCGCCTGCGATGACACAGAGTTCGCGATAGTTGTCGATTCGACTCAGAGGATTCGTCGCGCGGGGAAGTCGCGAAATAAGGGCCTCAGCCTTTGAGAGGGCAGCCATGGCCGCGGTCGAGATTGGCTTGCCACTACTCGAATCATCTTCCCGTTGCGGAGGACCTTTGTCTAATGTTTCCTCGAAGGTCCTTCTTCCCAGGTCACCCATTCCGGCGGCGTGACCAAGCACGGAAAGATAGCTCAACCGAGTTACCTCGTTGGCTAACATGTCGGGCGAGATGTCCGGGGCAACATCCCACGAGAAAGCGGAAGCACGCTGAGAAAACATCCGCTGCATCTCCCCGTCGCTTGCGACAGCCGAATCGAGCCCCAGTTCGGTACGAACTATCTCAGCAGCTTGGATCGGCTTCTCGGCGTCGAGTTGTTGTCCAATTCGCTTGGAAAACATTACGGCAAGTTCGCGCTGGATTTTCTCATCTCGCAGCGACTGGGAGAACGCATCGATCAGCGGTAGCAGTCGTTCTGGTTTAGGGGAATCGATGACGTTCTGAACGGTTGGTTGATAAGCCTCCCAATTATCGGTCAATTTGGTGAGTATCTCCGCGACCAGCGTGCTATCCTTCGCGCTGATCTGATCCTCGGGGAGATAGTTTTTGGCAGCTTGTGAAACTGCGACATGCAGTTGGGCCGCCATGCTCGAATCGTTCGGGATGAGCTCGCGAAGCTTCCGATACTGATCCCGCACCATTTCGTTCATGGTTAATTCCAACGGAGGAATCGCACTCGAATAGGCGATCCCCAATTGCTGAGCGAGTTTGTCGAGAAAGGCATCTCGACGAACGGTAGGCAGGCCAGATTGATCGGCAGCCGTGATGCTAAGGTACGCTTTCTCTAATCGCTGCGCGGGTACTTCAGGCGAAGGAACCGAAGAGTCCTTAAGCGAAATGCCAGCGGTCAGTTCATCGGCGATAGCCGCCACGGCGTCATCACTTGGTTCGTCGCGAACCAAGCCAACAATCGCGTCCCGAACGGCCAGTTGCTGGGACTCATTCGGATGCGAGACCGAAGCATGAACCAGCTCAGGAATCAACGTTCGATAAGCGTTGATGCGACGTTTTTCATCGTCGGTACAGATCGCTGTCAGATCATTCTGCAGTGAGGACTCCTGTTGGTAAAGACTTAGCAATGCGAGCGAGAGTTTCTCTCCCCACCAGGGTTG
The genomic region above belongs to Blastopirellula marina and contains:
- a CDS encoding peptidylprolyl isomerase encodes the protein MLSKPRIGSPTFSLVMICLMVLPEAANDKSLSDDLESSAGPNLPEEVLVHPTTGAIVLASVNDVPVYDVEVQRYLSRLEVFQGLPEPTLQIYRASVLSQLVRRQAVFAYLQSSEFRATEQEVDLALAEARKSLNSRGQSLDEFLASGQADMAMLRRNLAWKITWERYLDSYLTEANLRRYYERHYAQFDGTTRHVAQIFQGDPSDEENFEWDKAFRDTVLIRDRIQQGTLKFEDAVKQYSMSPSAADGGDLGWIEYRGPLDPRIHDAAYSRPVGEVVGPIQTRFGIHLLYIMEEKRGTVKWEDMVDEIRAAAASYLFAHVADRYLSDARVFYYGEEEASEMDPALVPVFHKEFVAP